The following coding sequences lie in one Hyphobacterium sp. CCMP332 genomic window:
- the ndk gene encoding nucleoside-diphosphate kinase, whose amino-acid sequence MTTQRTFSIIKPDATARNLTGKINAVIEGAGLRIIAQKRIHMSKEQAEGFYGVHKERPFFNDLVSFMISGPVVVQVLEGENAIAKYREVMGATNPENADEGTIRKMFAESIEANSVHGSDAPETAAEEIKFFFSDEEIVG is encoded by the coding sequence ATGACCACGCAACGCACATTCTCGATCATCAAACCCGACGCCACCGCGCGCAATCTGACCGGCAAGATCAACGCCGTCATCGAAGGTGCCGGCCTGCGCATCATCGCGCAAAAGCGCATCCACATGAGCAAGGAGCAGGCTGAAGGCTTCTATGGCGTTCACAAGGAACGTCCCTTCTTCAACGACCTTGTCAGCTTCATGATCTCCGGCCCGGTCGTCGTGCAGGTGCTCGAAGGTGAGAACGCCATCGCGAAATACCGCGAAGTCATGGGCGCCACCAACCCGGAAAATGCCGATGAAGGCACGATCCGCAAGATGTTCGCCGAATCCATCGAAGCCAATTCGGTGCACGGCTCCGACGCCCCGGAAACCGCGGCAGAAGAAATCAAATTCTTCTTCTCCGACGAAGAAATCGTCGGGTAG
- the arfB gene encoding alternative ribosome rescue aminoacyl-tRNA hydrolase ArfB gives MQITDAIFIDESELEERFVRASGPGGQHVNKTSSAVQLRFDAASSPSLSAEIKFRLRRVAGRRLTKDGVLVIEADGSRSQERNRAAARQKLAELILKASHRPKPRKASRPSLSSIRKVKEAKAKQGQKKAMRRKPGRED, from the coding sequence ATGCAGATCACCGACGCCATATTCATCGATGAAAGCGAGCTGGAGGAGCGGTTTGTGCGCGCCTCCGGTCCGGGCGGGCAGCATGTCAACAAGACGTCCTCGGCCGTGCAGCTGCGCTTTGATGCCGCCAGCTCACCCAGCCTGTCTGCCGAGATCAAATTCCGCCTGAGGCGGGTCGCCGGACGCCGCCTGACCAAGGACGGGGTGCTGGTGATCGAGGCGGACGGATCACGATCGCAGGAGCGCAACCGCGCGGCGGCGCGTCAGAAACTGGCGGAGCTGATCCTCAAGGCCTCGCACCGGCCCAAGCCGCGCAAGGCTTCGCGTCCCTCGCTGTCGTCGATCCGGAAGGTCAAGGAGGCCAAGGCCAAGCAGGGGCAGAAAAAGGCGATGCGGCGCAAACCGGGACGGGAGGATTAG
- a CDS encoding I78 family peptidase inhibitor, protein MKKYLALVPILALAACATPQPAEPGIETPVLGEGGCDAEMLFYLVGQDINEIDVATLPQPRRIIPPGTAVTMDYRADRTNIELDDGDRVVRVYCG, encoded by the coding sequence ATGAAAAAATATCTCGCTCTTGTTCCGATCCTCGCACTCGCCGCCTGTGCGACGCCGCAACCCGCCGAGCCCGGGATCGAGACGCCGGTGCTAGGCGAGGGCGGATGCGATGCCGAAATGCTGTTCTATCTGGTCGGCCAGGATATCAACGAGATCGATGTCGCCACCCTGCCGCAACCTCGCCGTATCATCCCGCCGGGCACGGCCGTGACGATGGATTACCGCGCCGATCGTACGAATATTGAACTCGATGATGGGGACCGCGTCGTGCGCGTCTATTGCGGGTAG
- a CDS encoding DUF2268 domain-containing putative Zn-dependent protease (predicted Zn-dependent protease with a strongly conserved HExxH motif), protein MLILAAGAALALIQAADPVATEFQSNEYHTFTDAEMSLIDDVLDATHAEVEAVFPELADTISVTVMPVQRPALDALGGVTGRAERPDELIIEVSVTYPGGIEAAIENGLRATVAHELHHTVRGWLMQGNHFGHGIQIAVINEGLATVFAEELTGETNPSDLPPANVSDWALEVLALPQRSDYAQWMFVHPDGREAIGYRTGRWVVRQAMANSGLDISELSDLTPAAVWALAGFDWDRVMR, encoded by the coding sequence ATGTTGATCCTTGCCGCAGGTGCCGCTTTGGCGCTGATCCAGGCCGCCGACCCGGTCGCCACCGAATTCCAGTCCAACGAATACCACACCTTCACCGACGCCGAGATGAGCCTGATCGACGATGTACTCGACGCCACGCATGCCGAGGTCGAGGCCGTCTTCCCGGAACTGGCCGACACGATCTCCGTGACGGTCATGCCGGTTCAACGCCCGGCGCTGGATGCGCTCGGCGGAGTCACGGGCCGCGCCGAGCGGCCGGACGAGCTGATCATCGAGGTGTCCGTCACCTATCCCGGCGGCATCGAGGCGGCCATCGAGAACGGCCTGCGCGCCACGGTCGCGCACGAGTTGCACCATACGGTCCGCGGCTGGCTGATGCAGGGCAATCATTTCGGTCACGGTATCCAGATAGCTGTTATCAATGAAGGCCTCGCAACGGTGTTTGCCGAGGAGCTGACAGGTGAAACCAACCCGTCCGACCTTCCGCCGGCAAACGTCTCGGACTGGGCGCTGGAAGTCCTCGCCCTGCCGCAGCGGTCCGACTACGCGCAATGGATGTTCGTGCATCCGGATGGGCGCGAAGCGATCGGTTATCGCACCGGCCGCTGGGTGGTCCGTCAGGCGATGGCGAATTCCGGCTTGGATATCAGCGAACTAAGCGACCTGACACCGGCGGCAGTTTGGGCACTGGCCGGATTCGATTGGGATCGGGTGATGCGCTAG
- a CDS encoding leucyl aminopeptidase translates to MKIKFADAPAKGSIAVPAFEKAALSDTAKTVDTATAGALTRAIKSSRFKGGAGEALVINAPSGIEADRIVVFGVGSKKTDGNALEQAGAGLVKALLTTGEKELHVHLEGIADAEGASRFALGGMMAAYRFDKFRTKLAEDKKPSLKSVTISADDQKAAKAAWKDWSAVAEGVYLARDLVNEPSNFLRPPDYAKRIEKLADTGLEIEILGEKEMTKLGMHSLLGVGQGSVAESKIAIMKWNGGKKGDKPLCFVGKGVTFDTGGISLKPGAGMDEMKGDMGGSAAVVGLMTTLANRKAKVNAVGLVGLVENMPDGDAQRPGDVVTSMSGQTIEILNTDAEGRLVLADVLWYAQKEYDPEFIIDLATLTGAILIALGHEHAGIFSNSDKLSDQLSKAGLASDEKVWRLPIGPEYDRQIDSPIADMKNIGEGRLAGSITAAQFLQRFVNDKPWVHIDIAGSGMWSGAKDARLPTFGTGYGVRLLDRFVRDNYEG, encoded by the coding sequence ATGAAAATCAAGTTTGCAGACGCTCCCGCCAAGGGTTCGATTGCGGTTCCGGCTTTTGAGAAGGCGGCCCTGTCCGATACGGCCAAGACCGTTGATACAGCGACCGCAGGCGCGCTGACCCGCGCCATCAAATCCTCCCGTTTCAAGGGCGGGGCCGGTGAGGCGCTGGTGATCAATGCGCCGTCCGGTATCGAAGCCGATCGTATCGTCGTGTTCGGCGTTGGCAGCAAGAAGACGGACGGTAATGCGCTGGAACAGGCCGGGGCCGGTCTGGTCAAGGCGCTGCTGACCACGGGCGAAAAGGAACTTCACGTCCATCTGGAAGGCATTGCCGATGCCGAAGGCGCATCGCGTTTCGCGCTGGGCGGCATGATGGCAGCCTACCGTTTCGACAAATTCCGCACCAAGCTGGCCGAAGACAAGAAGCCGTCGCTGAAATCCGTGACCATCTCGGCGGATGATCAGAAAGCCGCCAAGGCCGCCTGGAAAGACTGGTCGGCAGTGGCTGAAGGCGTCTATCTCGCCCGTGACCTCGTCAACGAGCCGTCCAACTTCCTGCGCCCGCCGGACTATGCCAAGCGCATCGAGAAGCTCGCCGATACCGGTCTTGAAATCGAAATCCTCGGCGAAAAGGAAATGACCAAGCTGGGCATGCACTCGCTGCTGGGTGTGGGGCAGGGCTCGGTTGCCGAGAGCAAGATCGCCATCATGAAATGGAATGGCGGCAAGAAGGGCGACAAGCCGCTCTGCTTTGTCGGCAAGGGCGTCACTTTCGACACCGGCGGCATCTCGCTCAAGCCGGGCGCCGGCATGGACGAAATGAAGGGCGATATGGGCGGCTCGGCTGCCGTTGTCGGTCTGATGACCACACTTGCCAACCGCAAGGCCAAGGTGAATGCGGTCGGCCTGGTCGGGCTCGTGGAAAACATGCCCGACGGCGACGCACAGCGTCCGGGCGATGTGGTTACCTCCATGTCCGGCCAGACCATCGAAATTCTCAATACCGATGCGGAAGGCCGCCTCGTTCTGGCCGATGTGCTCTGGTATGCGCAGAAAGAATATGATCCGGAATTCATCATTGATCTGGCCACACTGACCGGGGCGATCCTGATCGCGCTGGGTCATGAGCATGCGGGCATTTTCTCGAACTCCGACAAGCTGTCTGACCAATTGTCCAAGGCTGGTCTGGCGTCGGACGAGAAAGTCTGGCGTCTGCCGATCGGTCCGGAATATGACCGCCAGATCGACAGCCCCATTGCCGACATGAAGAATATCGGCGAGGGCCGCCTGGCCGGGTCCATCACCGCGGCGCAATTCCTCCAGCGCTTCGTCAACGACAAGCCCTGGGTCCATATTGACATTGCCGGCTCCGGCATGTGGTCGGGTGCCAAGGATGCGCGTCTGCCGACCTTCGGCACGGGCTATGGCGTGCGCCTTCTGGACCGCTTCGTGCGGGACAATTACGAGGGCTAG
- a CDS encoding DNA polymerase III subunit chi, with the protein MAGELWFYHLERTTLADALPELLEKTLEKGWRALVRTGHADHIKALESTLWTAKEDSFLAHGRADEPDPDRQPILLSLTEDNLNKAQILFALDGVDVENPDGFERVCVMFDASDEPAIAASRALWKQAKADGRSIAYWQQSIEGRWEKKA; encoded by the coding sequence ATGGCCGGCGAGCTGTGGTTCTACCATCTTGAGCGAACCACGCTCGCCGATGCCTTGCCGGAATTGCTGGAAAAGACGCTTGAAAAGGGCTGGCGCGCTCTGGTGCGCACCGGCCATGCCGATCATATCAAGGCGCTGGAATCGACGCTGTGGACCGCGAAGGAAGACAGCTTCCTCGCCCACGGCCGCGCCGACGAACCGGATCCGGACCGCCAGCCCATTCTTCTATCGCTCACCGAAGACAATCTGAACAAGGCGCAAATCCTGTTTGCACTGGATGGTGTGGATGTCGAGAACCCCGACGGGTTCGAGCGCGTCTGCGTCATGTTCGATGCCAGTGACGAGCCAGCGATTGCCGCCTCCCGCGCGCTCTGGAAACAAGCCAAGGCGGACGGGCGCTCCATCGCCTATTGGCAGCAATCCATTGAAGGGCGCTGGGAAAAGAAGGCCTAG
- a CDS encoding LptF/LptG family permease: protein MILVQRYMFRQLLMPFVTAASAFAALALLTQSLTNIEFISNYRETAFTFIKVTLLALPQLVALLSPFALFIAVLAGLSRLYADSEATVASAAGLSRWGVLSPVIRLAVLAAMLNLGVNLFVQPLAYQEMRRSVYELRTDVAASLVRPGEFANLAAGVTLYAREADGSGRMADIFIHDSRDPDDVSTYAAREGVIVRGEVRPTMVLIDGNVQQVDEFGELSFLTFDRYEFDLGDFVDPQLIFFFKESDLFLHELFYPDSSALSRARGTERLLAEAHYRMSAPLYNIALALIAAAAFMAGTHSRLGNSRNVIIAVSIALTVRLAGFAAQSAATDDPGYNLVQYAIPLVVMIGALVLIWRRRGQPRAAAEPVGAGA, encoded by the coding sequence ATGATTCTCGTTCAGCGCTATATGTTCCGGCAATTGTTGATGCCCTTTGTCACCGCCGCCTCTGCGTTTGCGGCGCTGGCCTTGCTGACCCAGAGTCTCACGAATATCGAATTCATCTCGAATTACCGCGAAACCGCCTTTACTTTCATCAAGGTGACCTTGCTGGCCTTGCCGCAACTCGTCGCGCTTCTGTCGCCCTTCGCGCTTTTCATCGCCGTGCTGGCGGGCCTGTCGCGCCTTTATGCGGATTCGGAAGCGACCGTCGCATCCGCGGCGGGCCTGTCACGCTGGGGCGTCCTGTCGCCGGTGATCCGGCTGGCGGTTCTGGCGGCCATGCTCAATCTCGGCGTCAATCTCTTCGTCCAGCCCCTCGCCTATCAGGAAATGCGGCGTAGCGTTTACGAGCTGCGCACGGATGTCGCCGCCAGCCTCGTTCGCCCCGGCGAGTTCGCCAACCTGGCGGCAGGCGTGACGCTTTATGCCCGCGAAGCCGATGGCAGTGGCCGCATGGCGGATATCTTCATCCACGATTCCCGTGATCCGGACGATGTCTCCACCTATGCAGCCCGCGAAGGCGTCATTGTGCGCGGCGAAGTACGCCCGACGATGGTGTTGATTGACGGCAATGTGCAACAGGTCGATGAATTCGGAGAGCTGAGCTTTCTGACCTTCGACCGGTATGAATTCGATCTGGGCGATTTCGTCGACCCGCAGCTGATTTTCTTCTTCAAGGAATCCGACCTCTTTCTGCATGAGCTCTTTTATCCGGACTCCTCGGCCCTCTCCCGCGCCCGGGGCACGGAACGCCTGCTGGCGGAAGCGCACTATCGAATGTCCGCCCCGCTCTACAATATCGCGCTCGCGCTGATTGCTGCGGCGGCGTTCATGGCGGGTACGCACTCGCGGCTGGGCAATTCCCGCAATGTGATTATCGCCGTCAGTATAGCACTGACCGTGCGGTTGGCCGGTTTTGCAGCCCAATCAGCTGCGACGGACGATCCTGGCTATAATCTTGTCCAGTATGCCATCCCGCTTGTGGTGATGATCGGCGCGCTGGTGCTGATCTGGCGGAGACGCGGCCAACCGCGCGCCGCCGCCGAACCGGTTGGAGCGGGCGCTTGA
- the purN gene encoding phosphoribosylglycinamide formyltransferase: protein MTKRVAILISGRGSNMRALCEAMASPDFPAKPVLILSNRPDAAGLDYARAEGLPHAVIDHTQYEAREAFDAALDAELSAAQPDLICLAGFMRLLTPGFVEKWAGKLINIHPSLLPKYPGLKTHQRALDAGDAEAGCTVHYVVPEMDAGEIIGQARVPVLPGDTAETLEDRVREAEHTLYPDCLLRLVSQA, encoded by the coding sequence GTGACAAAGCGCGTTGCCATCCTGATTTCCGGGCGCGGCAGCAATATGCGCGCACTGTGCGAGGCGATGGCCTCACCGGATTTTCCGGCGAAACCTGTGCTGATCCTCTCCAACCGCCCGGATGCGGCGGGGCTGGACTATGCCCGCGCCGAGGGCCTTCCACATGCCGTTATCGATCATACGCAATATGAGGCCCGTGAGGCGTTTGATGCAGCGCTGGATGCCGAACTATCGGCAGCGCAGCCCGACCTGATCTGCCTTGCCGGCTTCATGCGTTTGCTGACTCCCGGCTTCGTCGAAAAATGGGCGGGCAAGCTGATCAATATCCACCCCTCGCTTTTGCCGAAATATCCCGGCCTGAAAACGCATCAGCGCGCGCTCGATGCCGGTGATGCCGAGGCGGGTTGCACGGTGCATTATGTGGTGCCGGAGATGGATGCGGGGGAGATTATCGGTCAGGCGCGCGTGCCCGTTTTGCCCGGCGATACGGCGGAGACGCTGGAGGACAGGGTGCGCGAAGCCGAGCACACGCTCTATCCGGATTGCTTGCTGAGACTTGTCTCGCAGGCGTAG
- a CDS encoding LptF/LptG family permease, translating to MNPLRSRLARYLAVQILFGIFVAAGVVTTIILLVDFVEQSRAVGTRVDVSAFDLLILTLMRAPLLVEETLPFIFLFGVLFALFRLNRRSELIVMRASGYSAWRIVSPAVIIALVFGVLAATLLNPIGSALNAQFEARRDMLTQVQAAMPQAQTVWLRETTNDGFIVINARQLEENARELDAPVFHFYTTSETGRPELDRRISASSAQLTAGFWTLEEAVERTPGAEPVEIGAVSLPTSIDRQSLFERIRSPRGVSFWDLPGLIASAEASGLAAERFVLRWQGLLTLPLTLIAASLIAAAATLRLYRLGGAAAFALTGGAAGFLVYFVQEVLRTLGENGTLPPLTAAWAAPLITTLLALAYIASTEDG from the coding sequence TTGAACCCGCTTCGCTCTCGCCTTGCCCGCTATCTGGCGGTCCAGATCCTGTTCGGGATTTTTGTCGCGGCCGGCGTTGTGACAACGATCATTCTGCTGGTCGACTTTGTGGAACAATCGCGCGCCGTCGGTACGCGGGTCGATGTCTCGGCCTTTGATCTTTTGATCCTGACGCTGATGCGCGCGCCCCTGCTGGTCGAGGAGACGCTGCCTTTCATTTTCCTGTTCGGTGTTCTGTTCGCGCTCTTCCGGCTCAACCGGCGCAGCGAGCTGATTGTCATGCGCGCTTCGGGCTATTCGGCCTGGCGCATTGTTTCTCCCGCAGTCATCATTGCCCTTGTCTTCGGCGTCCTGGCCGCCACCTTGCTCAATCCGATCGGGTCAGCCCTGAATGCCCAGTTCGAGGCCCGCCGGGATATGCTGACACAGGTGCAGGCGGCCATGCCGCAGGCGCAAACCGTCTGGCTCCGGGAGACGACGAATGACGGCTTCATCGTCATCAATGCCCGGCAGCTGGAAGAAAATGCCCGCGAGCTGGACGCCCCTGTTTTCCACTTCTACACGACCAGTGAGACAGGCCGGCCGGAACTGGACCGCCGTATATCCGCCTCCTCGGCGCAACTGACCGCCGGTTTCTGGACACTGGAAGAGGCCGTCGAGCGCACTCCGGGTGCCGAGCCGGTCGAGATTGGCGCGGTCTCCTTGCCAACCAGTATTGACCGGCAATCCCTGTTTGAACGCATCCGGTCGCCGCGTGGCGTGTCTTTCTGGGATTTGCCGGGCCTGATTGCCTCGGCGGAAGCCTCCGGCCTTGCTGCCGAGCGCTTTGTCCTTCGCTGGCAGGGTTTGCTGACCCTGCCCCTGACCCTGATTGCGGCGAGCCTGATTGCAGCCGCGGCCACGCTCCGGCTGTACCGGCTCGGCGGCGCGGCGGCGTTCGCCCTGACAGGGGGCGCAGCGGGTTTTCTTGTCTATTTCGTGCAGGAGGTTTTGCGCACTCTGGGTGAGAATGGCACGCTGCCACCGCTCACGGCGGCCTGGGCGGCACCGTTGATCACCACCTTGCTGGCCCTTGCCTATATCGCCTCGACAGAAGATGGTTAG
- the purM gene encoding phosphoribosylformylglycinamidine cyclo-ligase, which yields MTDKRRNSLTYADAGVDIDAGDALVDRIKPHAKSTARPGAEVALGGFGGAFDLKAAGYEDPILVSGTDGVGTKLRIAIETGRFDTIGIDLVAMCANDVLAQGAEPLFFLDYFATGKLDPVRGEAIVAGIAEGCRQSGCALIGGETAEMPGMYSGDDFDLAGFVVGAAERGSLLPRLDDMQAGDVLIGLASSGPHSNGYSLIRKVVEMSGLTWTDDAPFAPGQSVGEALLTPTKLYIKSVVPLIKEGLVKGLAHITGGGLIENPPRMLPDHLGFELDYSSWQRPAVFDWLAETGGIDESEMRRAFNGGIGMLLAVAADDAEAITVALHDAGEDAFVCGQLVAK from the coding sequence ATGACCGACAAACGCCGCAACAGCCTGACCTATGCCGACGCCGGAGTGGACATTGATGCCGGGGACGCGCTGGTCGACCGGATCAAGCCGCACGCCAAGTCGACGGCCCGTCCGGGCGCAGAGGTCGCTCTCGGCGGATTTGGCGGCGCATTCGATCTGAAAGCGGCAGGCTATGAAGATCCGATCCTGGTCTCCGGCACGGACGGGGTGGGCACAAAATTGCGCATCGCGATTGAAACCGGACGGTTTGACACAATCGGCATTGATCTCGTCGCCATGTGTGCCAATGACGTTCTGGCGCAGGGTGCGGAGCCCCTGTTTTTCCTGGACTATTTCGCGACCGGCAAGCTCGACCCCGTACGCGGCGAAGCCATTGTCGCCGGGATTGCCGAAGGCTGCCGTCAGTCGGGCTGTGCGCTGATTGGCGGCGAAACGGCGGAAATGCCCGGCATGTATTCGGGCGATGATTTCGATCTCGCCGGATTTGTCGTTGGCGCTGCCGAACGCGGCTCGCTCCTGCCGCGGCTCGATGACATGCAGGCCGGTGATGTTCTGATCGGGCTGGCCTCCTCCGGGCCGCATTCCAATGGCTATTCGCTGATCCGCAAGGTGGTGGAGATGTCCGGGCTGACATGGACGGATGATGCGCCGTTTGCGCCCGGCCAGTCAGTAGGCGAAGCTCTGCTGACGCCGACAAAACTCTACATCAAATCCGTTGTGCCGCTGATCAAGGAAGGCCTTGTCAAAGGTCTCGCCCATATCACCGGTGGCGGGCTGATCGAAAATCCGCCGCGCATGCTGCCGGATCATCTGGGCTTCGAGCTGGACTATTCCAGCTGGCAACGCCCGGCCGTGTTCGACTGGCTGGCCGAGACTGGCGGGATCGACGAAAGCGAAATGCGCCGGGCCTTCAATGGCGGTATCGGCATGCTGCTGGCCGTGGCGGCTGATGATGCCGAAGCGATCACCGTGGCATTGCATGATGCGGGCGAAGACGCCTTCGTGTGCGGGCAACTCGTCGCCAAGTGA
- a CDS encoding ABC-F family ATP-binding cassette domain-containing protein, with protein MLHVNNLTCRMEGRLLIDQATFHLPPRCRMGLVGRNGSGKSTLFRVIKGTFAAESGDVRIRKGARVGTVDQEVPGGPESLMEVVLAADTERADLLAEAETATDPTRIADIQTRLADIEAHSAEARAGIILSGLGFTAAEQLRPCSEFSGGWRMRVALAATLFAQPDLLLLDEPTNYLDLEGAIWLESYLKTFPGAALVISHDRDLLNAMDKIAHLRVKKIGIYEGGYDVFERQLAENQRLQMKLKAKQDDERRHLQSFVDRFKAKASKAKQAQSRVKRLEKMQPVATIVDDPVSPFEFPAPQKQMAPPLMRIEGLDLGYEPGKPILRGLNLRIDPDDRIALLGRNGSGKSTFAKLLAGRLEPMQGHFRRHKKIQTAFFAQHQMDVLPPEKSAYDHVLDRMPDATEAQRRARLARFGLPIHLQETKAKQLSGGEKARLLLNLIVFDGPHLLILDEPTNHLDMDARAALIDAINTYDGAVILIAHDRHLVESCVDRLWLCADGGIEPYDGDMEDYRLLVTGKAPKESRGTRTRTATDEKSERRRDKASQRDAIKPLKLEARKWEKEAERLRGILETIDRGLAAPGLYEKDPKTATDLQVKRAKAVELIDAAETNWLDAMEKLEAAES; from the coding sequence ATGTTACACGTCAACAACCTCACCTGCCGGATGGAAGGCCGCCTGCTGATTGATCAGGCGACGTTTCATCTGCCGCCACGCTGCCGCATGGGGCTGGTGGGCCGCAATGGTTCGGGCAAGTCGACCCTGTTCCGGGTGATCAAGGGTACCTTCGCGGCCGAAAGCGGCGATGTCCGCATCCGCAAGGGCGCGCGCGTCGGCACGGTGGATCAGGAAGTGCCGGGCGGTCCGGAAAGCCTGATGGAGGTGGTGCTCGCCGCCGATACCGAACGCGCCGACCTTCTGGCCGAAGCGGAAACCGCCACCGATCCCACCCGCATCGCCGACATCCAGACTCGGCTGGCGGATATCGAAGCCCATTCCGCCGAAGCGCGCGCGGGCATTATCCTGTCAGGACTCGGCTTTACCGCCGCGGAACAATTGCGGCCGTGTTCGGAATTTTCCGGTGGCTGGCGCATGCGCGTGGCTCTGGCCGCGACCCTCTTCGCCCAGCCGGATCTCCTGCTGCTGGATGAGCCGACCAATTATCTCGATCTGGAAGGCGCGATCTGGCTGGAAAGCTATCTCAAAACCTTCCCCGGTGCGGCGCTGGTCATCTCTCACGACCGCGACCTTCTGAATGCCATGGACAAGATCGCGCATTTGCGGGTGAAGAAGATCGGCATCTATGAAGGCGGCTATGACGTCTTCGAGCGCCAGCTGGCGGAAAATCAGCGCCTGCAGATGAAGCTGAAGGCCAAGCAGGACGATGAGCGCCGTCACCTGCAAAGCTTTGTCGACCGCTTCAAGGCCAAGGCCAGCAAGGCCAAACAGGCGCAAAGCCGGGTCAAACGCCTGGAAAAGATGCAACCCGTTGCGACTATCGTCGATGATCCGGTCTCGCCGTTCGAATTTCCGGCCCCGCAAAAACAGATGGCCCCGCCCCTGATGCGGATCGAGGGGCTGGATCTCGGCTATGAGCCCGGCAAGCCCATCCTGCGCGGGCTCAATCTGCGCATAGACCCGGATGACCGCATCGCCCTGCTCGGCCGCAATGGCTCGGGCAAGTCGACCTTTGCCAAACTGCTGGCGGGACGGCTGGAGCCGATGCAGGGCCATTTCCGCCGTCACAAGAAAATCCAGACCGCCTTCTTTGCCCAGCATCAGATGGATGTGCTGCCGCCGGAAAAATCCGCCTACGACCATGTACTGGACCGGATGCCGGATGCCACCGAAGCCCAGCGCCGCGCGCGTCTGGCCCGTTTCGGCCTGCCCATCCATTTGCAGGAAACCAAAGCAAAGCAATTATCCGGCGGCGAGAAGGCCCGCCTGTTGCTCAATCTGATCGTGTTTGACGGGCCGCACCTTCTGATCCTCGATGAGCCCACCAACCATCTGGATATGGATGCGCGCGCCGCCCTGATCGATGCCATCAACACCTATGACGGCGCGGTGATCCTGATCGCGCACGACCGGCATCTGGTGGAAAGCTGCGTGGACCGGCTCTGGCTGTGTGCCGATGGCGGCATCGAGCCCTATGACGGCGATATGGAGGATTATCGCCTTCTGGTCACCGGCAAGGCGCCGAAGGAGAGCCGCGGCACGCGAACGCGCACTGCCACGGACGAGAAATCGGAACGCCGCCGCGACAAGGCCAGTCAGCGCGATGCGATCAAGCCCTTGAAACTGGAAGCGCGCAAATGGGAAAAGGAAGCCGAGCGTCTGCGCGGTATTCTGGAGACCATCGACAGGGGTCTCGCCGCTCCAGGGCTTTATGAAAAAGACCCGAAAACCGCGACCGATCTTCAGGTCAAACGCGCAAAGGCTGTCGAGCTGATTGACGCCGCCGAGACAAACTGGCTCGACGCGATGGAGAAGCTGGAAGCGGCGGAGAGTTAA
- a CDS encoding endonuclease domain-containing protein, which produces MPERLTPLARRLRREATHAERKVWNMLRERPLGFKFRRQQPVEGHIAEFACSEVKLIIEVDGGQHFENAEDDARTLKLEAAGRTVIRFWNIDVHEAMDGVYDQVADALRALQHVQQPPHPEDGFQE; this is translated from the coding sequence GTGCCTGAACGTCTAACACCGCTCGCCCGGCGACTACGCCGCGAAGCAACGCATGCAGAGCGCAAGGTGTGGAACATGCTGCGCGAGCGGCCACTGGGATTCAAATTCCGGCGGCAGCAACCCGTCGAAGGCCATATCGCTGAATTCGCTTGCTCTGAAGTGAAGCTGATCATCGAGGTCGATGGCGGGCAGCATTTCGAAAATGCCGAGGATGACGCCCGGACACTCAAGCTGGAAGCGGCTGGAAGGACAGTGATCCGATTTTGGAACATTGACGTCCATGAAGCCATGGACGGCGTTTATGACCAGGTCGCGGATGCATTGCGAGCGTTGCAGCACGTCCAGCAACCCCCTCACCCTGAGGACGGCTTTCAGGAATGA
- a CDS encoding YkvA family protein: protein MDHARHFSAGKFTSKLKHISGVGQLVDQASSLYGLLRDPETPRWVKATCLSALGYLILPTDAVSDFIPVAGYIDDAGMISAAIAALGSQWQKKQAAQ, encoded by the coding sequence ATGGATCATGCCCGTCATTTCAGTGCCGGTAAATTCACCTCCAAGCTGAAGCATATCAGCGGTGTGGGGCAATTGGTCGACCAGGCCAGCTCGCTTTACGGCCTGCTGCGGGATCCCGAAACCCCGCGCTGGGTGAAAGCAACCTGCCTCAGCGCGCTGGGCTATCTCATCCTGCCGACCGATGCCGTGTCCGATTTCATTCCCGTGGCGGGCTATATCGATGATGCCGGCATGATCAGCGCGGCCATCGCGGCGCTGGGGAGTCAATGGCAGAAAAAGCAGGCGGCGCAATAG